CCCCCTCCTTCACGCAGAATCATATTTACTCCTAATCCTCTGCAGCCCCTTGCCCGGAGCCGCTGAGCGGCAGATAGATCGTAACCTTCGTCCCGCTTCCTGCTTGCGAATGAATGCTTAAGCTCGCTCCCGGAATTGTATCCAGACGCTTGCGGATATTCTGAATACCAATGCTTCCTTGCAGCTCTCCGCGACTGTTCAATGTACATAACAGATCAGCGGGAATGCCGACACCATCATCTTCGACTAAGATCTTCATGTATCCGTCACCAGCCTGAATCCTTAAGGCAACCTTGCCTTGCCCCTCCTTCTCGAACAGTCCATGACGGATGGCATTCTCAATAAACGGCTGAATGCAGAGGGAAGGGATAATCACCGCCTTCAATGAATCATCCACCTGGCTGCTATAGTCGAACCTCTCCCCGAAGCGGGCTTGTTCAATTTCCACATAGGCTTGAATCAGCTCCAGCTCCCGGTATACAGGAATGACGAGTGTGGAGCGGTCCATATCCAGAATAAAGCGCATATATTGGCTGAGCATGGTTAACAGATAAGCTGCCTTGACGCCATCGGTATAACAGAATGAGATGATACTGCTCATCGCATTATACAGGAAATGCGGCTTGATCTGGGCTTGATGGAACGCATGCTCATGCCGGATCGCTTCCTGGATCGACGATTTCATGGCCAGCAGGTTATGAATCCGGGCCATCAGCGTCTCGCTCTCAAAGGGCTTGGTTACAAAATCATTGGCCCCGGCCCGGAAGCCCAGCGCAATATCGGAAGGCGCATCCTTGACGGTGGCGAACAATATCGGCAGATCTAGTATAGAATGACGGCTGCGCAGGGATTGGCATAATTCAATGCCTGATGTACCGGGCATCATGATATCCAGAATGACAAGGTCCACTTGCTGGTATTCCTGCAGTTTGGCCAACGCCTCCTTGGCGGAGAAGGCTACCAGCACATTATAATCATGACGGCGGAGAATATTCAGCAGTGTATGGATGTTGGAGGCCTCATCGTCTACAATCAGAATGGTCTGCCCTTCCCGGTCCAGTACATCATGCACCGTATAATCAACATCGGTATGCAGCGCGTAAGGTTCAGCGGTCTGTTGATATTCTGGAATAGGGTCCGCTACGGGCAGCGTAAATACCATGCGGGTTCCCTTGCCCTTCTCGGACCAGGCCACCCGAATCACACCACCCATCCGCTCCACCAGCTTCCTGCTGATATACAGCCCTACCCCCATTCCGGTATATCCATCCTGCGGCAGCAGCCTGTCCACCTGCCCGAAATATTCAAAGACCGCCGCATGGTTCTCTTCCGATATCCCCGTGCCGGTGTCCTCCACTTCAATGAAGACCTCACTCCCGGCTGCTCTTGCTGAAATCTGAATCGATCCGTGACTGGTATGCTTGATCGCGTTATGAACCAGGTTATACATCACCTGCCGCAGTCTGCTCTCATCCGCGAGTACCCAAGTACCAGCTTCCACCTGATTGAGCAGCTGCACCTCTTTGCCCGCCAGCTCGAAGCGGAGAATATCGTATACGATTTGGACAGCCACTCTAAGATCAACAGCGGTCTGGTGGAGCCGCAGCTCTCCGTGCCTCAGCCGGCTGACATCGATCAGATCCTGGATCAGCATCGACAGCTTCGTGGATGTATCCTTAATTAGCCACAGGTTCTGCTTCTGGCCTGGATGCAGATTCTCTTCCTTATTTTCCAGTAAAAAGGAGGTCATATTCATAATTCCATGCAGCGGTGTCTTGATCTCATGAGAGGTGTTCATCAGGAATTCATCCTTAAGCTGGTTCGCTGTCCATAGCTTACGGGATAGAATCTCTGTTTTGGCGTAGGCATTCGAGAACCTTACAGCCAACAGGACATTAATGAGCACGATAAAGGCAATGACTCCGCATCTTCCTGTAAAAT
The window above is part of the Paenibacillus sp. FSL H8-0048 genome. Proteins encoded here:
- a CDS encoding hybrid sensor histidine kinase/response regulator, with protein sequence MRKVNIRRLAGVSIFFLIVFSLIFMIFSLTRPPQSEVRVEKGVLDLSNWNLKHQGVVNLDGEWEFYPDELLSPADFRLGKYDSPPDYLKVPGTWRGKNPEGGMSRKGSGTYRLQVLLKDTDEILGLKTRSIRMAHRLFIGGQEEEGSGLPSTDQSVFQPGNTPYSVFFHPDARKLEVVIQVSNYNFVTGGIVNSLTLGAQEDITRRNMVQIGADIGVILILAMFGAYHLSFYFIGRQEKEYLLSGFFLLFLALQNSLYGEKVFQRLLPSVPFDFSYKLLDVSHFLSAILIIMFFCTVESHLMSLRRLKLILTPFMAYLVMVVLLPYGVHIRMKYIFIFYLWIVMLGIVARMVYLYIRRQSQVADRAELMLFIGGAISLMIYLMNDGLYSENVVQSNFTGRCGVIAFIVLINVLLAVRFSNAYAKTEILSRKLWTANQLKDEFLMNTSHEIKTPLHGIMNMTSFLLENKEENLHPGQKQNLWLIKDTSTKLSMLIQDLIDVSRLRHGELRLHQTAVDLRVAVQIVYDILRFELAGKEVQLLNQVEAGTWVLADESRLRQVMYNLVHNAIKHTSHGSIQISARAAGSEVFIEVEDTGTGISEENHAAVFEYFGQVDRLLPQDGYTGMGVGLYISRKLVERMGGVIRVAWSEKGKGTRMVFTLPVADPIPEYQQTAEPYALHTDVDYTVHDVLDREGQTILIVDDEASNIHTLLNILRRHDYNVLVAFSAKEALAKLQEYQQVDLVILDIMMPGTSGIELCQSLRSRHSILDLPILFATVKDAPSDIALGFRAGANDFVTKPFESETLMARIHNLLAMKSSIQEAIRHEHAFHQAQIKPHFLYNAMSSIISFCYTDGVKAAYLLTMLSQYMRFILDMDRSTLVIPVYRELELIQAYVEIEQARFGERFDYSSQVDDSLKAVIIPSLCIQPFIENAIRHGLFEKEGQGKVALRIQAGDGYMKILVEDDGVGIPADLLCTLNSRGELQGSIGIQNIRKRLDTIPGASLSIHSQAGSGTKVTIYLPLSGSGQGAAED